In Gossypium arboreum isolate Shixiya-1 chromosome 5, ASM2569848v2, whole genome shotgun sequence, a single genomic region encodes these proteins:
- the LOC108484885 gene encoding uncharacterized protein LOC108484885, with translation MKGRSSKHETKDGMEIDQISKLKEEPHMSGAYIRSLVKQLTSTRTKTHPMNLPKESDDGFNGQNSAKFSDGFSETPPQTTHHKPQPPQQHKKQVRRRLHTSRPYQERLLNMAEARREIVTALKFHRASMKHANEQQQHQQQQEQQLSHASHLSSPLPFEQESKTKSRRNPRIYPASTNNLSPYNLDSFSCSSFSQHYPPPPPLPTTNPYSWPASLQSPLPSPTDAINFTLPNQPLGLNLNFHDFNTIDTNLYYNTNNPSIYSSSSPSSSSSPTLSVVTEEVPSVALSHEVGRAADLTEAYGGGGGLHHAMDDEEMAEIRSLGEQHEMEWNDTMNLVTSAWWFKFLKTMDLGAPELKTEDDGGYQPFDQVMEFPAWLNANDTCLQHHFTDLCPDDYFQDPALPCMDIGEIEGIDGEWLV, from the exons ATGAAGGGTCGATCTTCCAAGCATGAAACAAAAGATGGAATGGAAATTGATCAAATTAGTAAACTCAAAGAAGAGCCTCATATGTCCGGTGCTTATATCCGTAGTCTTGTTAAACAACTGACCTCTACTAGAACCAAAACCCACCCCATGAACCTTCCCAAAGAATCTGACGACGGTTTCAATGGCCAGAACTCGGCGAAATTCAGTGATGGTTTTAGTGAAACACCGCCACAAACGACCCACCACAAACCCCAACCTCCTCAACAGCATAAGAAGCAAGTGAGGAGGAGACTTCACACTAGCAGGCCTTACCAAGAAAGGTTGCTTAACATGGCTGAGGCTAGGAGAGAAATTGTCACTGCACTCAAGTTCCATAGAGCTTCCATGAAACATGCAAATGAACAACAacagcatcaacaacaacaagaACAGCAATTATCACATGCCTCTCATCTTTCATCACCACTACCTTTTGAACAAGAATCAAAGACAAAGTCTAGGAGAAATCCTAGGATATACCCAGCAAGCACAAACAACTTGTCTCCTTATAATCTAGACAGTTTTTCATGTTCATCTTTCTCGCAACATTaccctcctcctcctcctcttcctACTACAAATCCATATTCATGGCCTGCTTCTCTTCAATCTCCTCTTCCATCTCCCACAGATGCTATCAACTTCACTCTGCCAAACCAACCATTAGGCCTAAACCTCAACTTTCATGATTTCAACACCATAGACACCAACCTTTACTATAACACCAACAACCCATCAATTTATTcatcatcatctccatcatcttcaTCTTCTCCAACTCTATCTGTTGTAACCGAAGAAGTTCCTTCAGTTGCACTATCGCATGAAGTGGGGCGGGCCGCCGATCTAACTGAGGCCTACGGTGGGGGAGGAGGCCTGCATCATGCTATGGACGATGAGGAGATGGCGGAGATCAGATCATTAGGAGAGCAGCATGAAATGGAGTGGAATGACACCATGAATTTGGTAACATCAGCATGGTGGTTCAAGTTCTTGAAGACTATGGACCTGGGGGCACCTGAATTGAAAACTGAGGATGATGGTGGGTATCAACCGTTTGATCAAGTGATGGAATTCCCTGCCTGGTTGAATGCAAATGATACTTGCTTGCAACACCATTTCACTGATCTTTGTCCTGATGACTACTTCCAGGATCCTGCCTTACCTTG CATGGACATTGGAGAAATTGAAGGAATAGATGGCGAATGGCTGGTTTAA
- the LOC108450080 gene encoding uncharacterized protein LOC108450080, translated as MGGVNKVEVINSKGCSKLFVGFSSSVPSFRSFQSFEPMSPASTSLGSEPVRSTGPFSGLVICVTGLSKEARKQVMEATERLGGQYSTSLHPQCTHLVVQSVTGRKFDHAVKHGSRNGLFLVKLGWFVDSVKRNVRLSESLYTVKGAEEHAACVDELNRLAGSTASESSCLPAGFHEAKKLDMIGKANVRYSGRVLNRSMDSVLSGHTIYIDSDISVELRNKILEAASEEGAMAVDGWFVGCSASHVVCEGNSVHRYIGNSNNIVTPLWVLKTAEDRNLQRLVHMSADLARQIGILLEKSQKGIVGEENNVASSTISTRSVRGNASHEERQQIVHLAKTGVRNHRSLRMQTCQNPFRPISPTILLETVCWSISEPTSTASIFTDTVSGEDASEHQSVFFDANGDGKDSETSFTNITRSLTESEKNELIFKNHFLTILFPVDRFSEMGPSSRTYFSNNGFTCLQILDYIYAFYQENMSVHEIEAAIHTDSRHADRLRSAYCSKETIEHGYTVFKRIDFLGSRKSFEMLKRVSGDNNSNVYELLIRA; from the exons atgGGTGGTGTTAACAAGGTGGAAGTGATAAACAGCAAAGGTTGTTCAAAGTTGTTTGTTGGGTTCTCATCTTCGGTGCCATCATTTAGAAGTTTCCAATCGTTTGAACCAATGTCCCCTGCTTCTACCTCTCTTGGTTCTGAACCGGTTCGATCCACTGGTCCATTTTCCGGTCTTGTTATATGCGTAACTGGCTTGTCCAAAG AAGCAAGGAAACAAGTAATGGAGGCTACAGAGAGATTAGGTGGTCAATACAGTACCAGTTTACATCCTCAATGCACCCATTTGGTGGTCCAG AGTGTTACTGGACGTAAGTTCGATCACGCTGTAAAACATGGATCGAGAAATGGTCTATTCCTTGTTAAACTTGGATGGTTTGTGGATAGTGTCAAGAGGAATG TAAGGTTAAGTGAATCACTCTACACTGTGAAGGGTGCTGAAGAACATGCCGCATGTGTAGATGAGTTGAATCGGCTTGCTGGGTCTACTGCTTCTGAAAGCTCATGTCTTCCTGCCGGTTTTCATGAAGCAAAGAAACTAGACATGATAGGAAAGGCAAATGTACGGTATTCTGGAAGAGTCCTCAATAGAAGTATGGACTCAGTGTTATCTGGTCATACAATATACATCGATTCTGATATTTCAGTTGAACTACGTAATAAG ATTCTCGAGGCAGCATCAGAAGAAGGGGCCATGGCAGTAGATGGTTGGTTTGTTGGTTGCAGTGCAAGTCATGTAGTGTGTGAAGGAAACTCTGTACATCGATATATTGGCAACTCGAACAACATAGTTACA CCATTATGGGTCCTGAAAACAGCCGAGGATAGAAATTTGCAAAGACTTGTTCACATGTCTGCTGATTTGGCCAGGCAAATTGGGATACTGCTCGAAAAATCTCAGAAAGGCATTGTAGGAGAG GAAAATAATGTGGCTAGTTCAACAATATCTACTCGGAGCGTTAGAGGGAATGCAAGTCATGAAGAGAGGCAACAAATTGTACATTTGGCTAAAACGGGGGTTAGAAATCATCGCAGTCTCCGTATGCAG ACTTGTCAAAACCCTTTCCGTCCAATAAGCCCAACCATTCTTCTGGAGACGGTTTGCTGGTCGATATCAGAGCCAACTTCGACTGCCTCTATTTTTACAGACACTGTTAGCGGCGAAGATGCTAGTGAGCATCAGTCTGTATTCTTTGATGCAAATGGTGATGGCAAGGATTCTGAGACCTCATTTACTAACATAACCCGGTCACTTACAGAAAG TGAGAAAAATGAGTTGATATTCAAGAACCATTTTCTTACCATACTATTTCCAGTTGATCGATTTTCTGAAATGGGGCCTTCATCACGGACATATTTCAGCAATAATGGCTTTACATGTCTGCAGATTTTGGATTATATATATGCTTTTTATCAG GAGAACATGTCAGTCCATGAAATAGAGGCCGCTATTCACACAGACTCAAGGCATGCTGACAGGCTTCGATCAGCATACTGTAGCAAAGAGACAATAGAACATGGATATACGGTTTTCAAACGAATAGATTTCCTAGGAAGTCGTAAAAGCTTTGAAATGTTGAAGCGTGTTAGCGGAGATAATAACAGTAATGTATATGAACTCTTGATTAGAGCCTAA
- the LOC108450097 gene encoding polyadenylate-binding protein-interacting protein 7-like — translation MSLSKKGTQISDAKSNAPSKATTLNPNAAEFVPFSLRSPSSSGSTRAAATATFSTSGSVGKAVLDRSGSSVSNNSDDEAHQFWRHQLPDDITPDFKVINEDDSQSMEPGSLSLAGLSLHDGSEASRFPASAAGGFVFGDQQELLHQYGNGNNLDEKYRYPSSSYGEEPISASFLNLQLKPWDEQLVNSDQLIGNGRERQLFDGNSRHAFASDILGEHTNINDTEMNHVDFLASQFPGFAAESLAEVYFANGCDLNLTIEMLTQLELQVDGGFNQNLNSKTLSAPNLSTMDFPALTVSDGQSGPPKYTGDDLQHSASTYRSSDKDNPLMFKTSSSLPSRGAIDFASAVRKMASQDSGMWKYDRNGSADSTVGSSRSSNGSANSYSAAPGRGVYANRLQTRGSARSAPVWLETGDAVGNLYSELREEARDHARLRNAYFEQARQAFLIGNKALAKELSVKGQMHNMHMKAAHGKAQESIYHQRNPVPLENFRGQERMIDLHGLHVSEALHMLKHELSVLRSTARAADQRLQVCICVGTGHHTRGSRTPARLPVAVQRYLLEEEGLDYTEPQPGLLRVVIY, via the exons ATGAGCTTGTCCAAGAAAGGGACCCAAATTAGTGATGCAAAATCAAATGCCCCTAGCAAGGCAACAACTTTGAATCCTAATGCAGCCGAGTTTGTGCCCTTCTCTCTTAGGTCGCCATCTTCATCAGGAAGCACTAGAGCAGCTGCTACAGCAACGTTTTCTACTTCTGGTAGCGTAGGAAAAGCAGTGCTTGATCGGTCAGGGTCTTCTGTTTCAAATAATTCTGATGATGAGGCTCATCAGTTCTGGCGACACCAGCTCCCTGATGATATTACCCCAGACTTTAAGGTTATTAACGAGGATGATTCACAAAGTATGGAGCCTGGGAGCCTCTCCTTAGCAGGCTTGTCTTTGCATGATGGTAGCGAAGCTTCAAGGTTTCCCGCATCTGCTGCTGGTGGATTTGTATTTGGTGATCAGCAGGAACTACTGCATCAGTATGGTAATGGTAATAACTTggatgaaaaatatagatatccTTCTTCATCCTATGGAGAGGAGCCTATTTCAGCTAGTTTTTTGAACTTACAACTCAAACCTTGGGATGAGCAACTTGTTAACAGTGATCAGTTGATTGGCAATGGGAGGGAAAGACAACTGTTTGATGGAAATTCTAGGCATGCATTTGCCAGTGATATTTTGGGTGAGCACACAAATATCAATGATACTGAAATGAATCATGTGGATTTTTTGGCTTCCCAGTTCCCTGGATTCGCTGCTGAAAGCCTTGCTGAAGTTTATTTCGCCAATGGTTGTGACTTAAATCTAACCATAGAGATGCTTACACAACTTGAG CTTCAAGTTGATGGCGGTTTCAACCAGAACCTGAATTCAAAGACCTTGTCAGCTCCCAATCTGAGTACAATGGACTTTCCTGCACTTACTGTGTCAGATGGTCAGAGTGGTCCTCCAAAATATACAGGAGATGATCTTCAACATAGTGCCAGTACCTATCGATCTTCGGACAAGGACAATCCGCTTATGTTCAAAACCAGTTCTTCCCTTCCATCCAGAGGTGCCATAGATTTTGCATCAGCTGTCAGGAAAATGGCATCTCAAGATTCTGGAATGTGGAAGTATGATAGAAATGGTTCTGCTGATTCAACTGTGGGGTCAAGTAGAAGTTCTAATGGGTCAGCTAATTCCTACAGTGCTGCACCTGGAAGAGGGGTTTATGCTAATAGGTTGCAGACTCGTGGTTCAGCTCGTTCAGCTCCTGTTTGGCTTGAAACTGGAGATGCAGTGG GAAATTTATACTCTGAACTACGGGAAGAAGCTCGAGACCATGCGCGTTTACGTAATGCTTATTTTGAACAG GCACGTCAAGCATTTCTCATTGGCAACAAGGCTCTAGCAAAGGAACTTAGTGTGAAAGGACAAATGCACAATATGCATATGAAGGCGGCTCATGGAAAAGCTCAGGAATCTATATATCACCAGAG GAACCCAGTTCCTCTAGAGAATTTCAGAGGGCAGGAGCGGATGATAGACCTGCATGGATTGCATGTTAGTGAAGCCCTTCATATGCTGAAACATGAACTATCAGTGCTGCGGAGCACAGCACGGGCAGCAGATCAGCGTCTGCAGGTATGCATATGTGTTGGAACTGGCCACCATACTAGGGGTTCTCGTACTCCAGCGAGACTTCCAGTTGCTGTGCAACGGTATCTGCTTGAAGAAGAGGGCCTTGACTATACAGAACCACAGCCAGGGCTACTTCGAGTTGTCATATATTGA
- the LOC108458825 gene encoding guanine nucleotide-binding protein alpha-1 subunit, producing MLITVLENMGLLCSKNHRYTEADAEENAQAAEIDRRIEQERKAEKHIQKLLLLGAGESGKSTIFKQIKLLFQTGFDEDELKSYISVIHANIYQTIKILYDGSKEFAQNDADSSKYVLSSEIKVIGEKLSEIGSRLDYPRLNRELAQEIETLWKDSAIQETYARGNELQVPDCTHYFMENLQRLSDANYIPTKEDVLYARVRTTGVVEIQFSPMGENKKSGEVYRLFDVGGQRNERRKWIHLFEGVTAVIFCAAISEYDQTLFEDEQKNRMVETKELFDWVLKQPCFEKTSFMLFLNKFDIFENKVLKVPLNVCEWFKDYQPVSTGKQEIEHAYEFVKKKFEELYFQSTAPDRVDRVFKIYRTTALDQKLVKKTFKLVDESLRRRNLFEAGLL from the exons ATGCTGATTACTGTTCTAGAGAATATGGGTTTATTATGCAGTAAAAATCATCGTTACACTGAAGCAGATGCCGAGGAAAATGCACAG GCTGCAGAAATTGACAGGAGAATCGAACAAGAGCGAAAAGCTGAAAAGCATATCCAAAAACTTCTACTACTTG GTGCTGGTGAATCTGGGAAGTCAACAATTTTTAAGCAG ATAAAGCTTCTGTTTCAAACTGGCTTTGACGAGGACGAGCTAAAGAGCTATATCTCTGTCATCCATGCAAACATCTATCAGACTATAAAA ATACTGTATGATGGATCAAAGGAATTTGCTCAAAATGATGCAGATTCTTCCAAATATGTTTTATCCAGCGAAATTAAG GTTATTGGAGAGAAACTATCAGAAATCGGAAGCAGGTTGGACTATCCACGTCTAAATAGAGAACTTGCACAGGAGATAGAAACTCTCTGGAAAGATTCTGCAATTCAG GAAACCTATGCTCGTGGTAATGAACTTCAAGTTCCCGATTGTACTCAttatttcatggaaaatttgcaaAGATTGTCTGATGCAAATTATATTCCCACAAAG GAGGATGTTCTATATGCAAGAGTTCGTACAACTGGTGTTGTTGAAATTCAGTTCAG CCCCATGGGGGAGAATAAGAAAAGTGGTGAAGTATACAGACTCTTTGATGTGGGAGGCCAGAGAAATGAGAGAAGGAAATGGATCCATCTTTTTGAAGGTGTTACGGCTGTGATATTTTGTGCTGCTATTAGCGA GTATGATCAAACTCTTTTCGAGGACGAACAGAAGAATCGGATGGTGGAGACAAAAGAACTCTTTGATTGGGTCTTAAAGCAACCATGCTTTGAG AAAACATCCTTCATGCTGTTCCTCAACAAATTCGACATATTCGAAAACAAGGTTCTAAAG GTTCCTCTAAATGTATGCGAGTGGTTCAAAGATTACCAGCCAGTTTCAACCGGAAAACAAGAGATCGAGCATGCATATGA GTTCGTAAAGAAGAAATTTGAGGAGCTGTATTTTCAAAGCACAGCCCCTGATAGAGTTGACCGAGTCTTTAAGATATATAGAACCACTGCCCTTGACCAGAAGCTTGTGAAGAAAACTTTCAAGCTCGTTGATGAGTCTTTGAGACGGAGAAATCTGTTCGAGGCTGGGTTGTTGTGA